One window of Triticum dicoccoides isolate Atlit2015 ecotype Zavitan chromosome 5A, WEW_v2.0, whole genome shotgun sequence genomic DNA carries:
- the LOC119302248 gene encoding disease resistance protein RGA5-like produces the protein MAELATSVAAGVICSLLEKLGSLAAAEYAMFSSDRRQVELLVDELSSMKAVLEKLAYMENLDPLTRQWRDQVRELTYDTEDSIVSSMLQDRQDGAKDWFIWKIFPFFKDLREGYSLSKQINQIKAAVIELSARRERLRVDEVISTSSHVSIDPRLHVLYKDAAGLVGIDGQKDKLIGMLKDGDQHLKVVSVVGFGGLGKTTLANLVYDASPTLQHHEHRFDCRAFVSVSQRPDINGVLCILLRMFGGSITPSDNINVQLLVSMLNKHLQHKRYFIVIDDLWNESDWHTIRCAFPDNNSGSRLIVTTRIDSVALDCCSNRREYVYPMKPLEEEYSRRLFLTRIFGSEDACPEYLKEASAEILRKCGGLPLAINVVSGFLASKKTPERKEHWDRVQSSLGTIDREFEPMKQMSQILNLSYMHLPHHLRACFLHLGIYPEDREIMTDDLVKQWVAEDFVPCSPHRRDREDVAKDYFNELVNRSILQPVDIDYKDEVLSCRLHDMMLEFILNKSADENFITVMDRFGVRSGGTSKIRRLSLQSDQENRVPVPEAIILTQVRSLATFGACIDGVFSRLKFIRVLVVDRCRMTLDDMVGVCLLLQLRYLKIAFDMLDDEFDLVVPPEILNLRSLETLDITDVQDATLTEKIADLSSLRHLLLPLEVVLPDDIGRMKSLRTIRKFDMSKNSVACINGLGELTNLRDLQVRFDDTWNSDQKKVALCSALQKLAGENLKHLAIISEDVCGDQCLPMCHQLNYLHSLTGNLETLRLEDRMPTIPNWIGQLGNLYDINLAGIERLNPQAIDILAKLPALLYLKMYILIFIAETIVIRGGSGSGTAFPALKYFDLICSPPWVSFEQGAMPKLQRLEIEFDADRWEEHGRAPAGIHNLGVLQVLSVQLMFSGAESDKEAAKSALRAAIHGHPRDPRVDISQRNFSGPFSIHTEEQYNMEFI, from the exons CAGCTCTATGAAGGCTGTTCTTGAGAAGTTGGCATACATGGAGAACCTTGATCCATTAACCAGGCAATGGAGGGACCAGGTCAGGGAGTTGACCTACGATACCGAGGATTCTATCGTCAGCTCCATGCTCCAGGATCGCCAAGATGGAGCTAAGGATTGGTTCATTTGGAAGATTTTTCCGTTTTTCAAAGATCTCAGAGAGGGATATAGTTTGTCCAAACAGATCAATCAAATCAAGGCCGCTGTAATAGAGCTCAGCGCTCGACGAGAGCGGCTCAGAGTTGACGAAGTCATCTCTACATCTTCTCATGTGTCCATTGATCCCCGACTGCACGTGCTCTATAAGGATGCTGCCGGTCTTGTCGGAATAGATGGACAAAAGGATAAGCTCATTGGAATGCTAAAGGATGGTGACCAGCACCTAAAGGTAGTGTCAGTTGTGGGATTTGGAGGATTAGGCAAGACTACACTTGCCAATTTAGTATACGATGCTTCACCTACACTTCAACACCATGAACACCGATTTGACTGTCGAGCATTTGTGTCGGTCTCCCAAAGACCTGATATCAATGGGGTTCTTTGTATCCTGCTCAGAATGTTTGGAGGGAGTATAACACCATCGGATAATATTAATGTTCAACTCCTTGTCAGCATGCTCAACAAGCATCTGCAACATAAAAG GTACTTTATCGTAATTGATGATTTGTGGAATGAATCGGACTGGCATACTATCAGATGTGCTTTCCCAGACAATAATTCCGGAAGTAGATTAATCGTAACTACACGAATTGATAGTGTGGCTTTGGATTGCTGCTCTAATCGGCGTGAATACGTTTATCCAATGAAACCTCTCGAAGAAGAGTACTCAAGAAGACTTTTTCTTACAAGAATATTTGGCTCTGAAGATGCTTGTCCTGAATACTTAAAAGAAGCTTCGGCTGAGATATTAAGAAAATGTGGTGGTCTACCCCTAGCAATCAATGTTGTATCAGGTTTTTTGGCCAGTAAGAAGACACCGGAACGAAAGGAGCACTGGGACAGGGTGCAGAGTTCATTGGGCACCATCGACAGAGAGTTCGAACCAATGAAACAGATGTCACAAATCTTAAACCTGAGCTACATGCATCTTCCTCATCATTTGAGGGCATGCTTCCTTCATCTTGGTATATATCCAGAGGATCGGGAAATCATGACGGATGATTTGGTGAAGCAATGGGTTGCTGAAGATTTTGTGCCTTGTAGCCCACATAGGCGAGATCGAGAGGATGTTGCAAAGGACTATTTCAATGAGTTAGTCAATAGGAGCATCCTCCAACCTGTAGATATAGACTACAAGGATGAGGTGCTGTCATGTCGACTGCATGACATGATGCTCGAGTTCATCTTGAACAAATCCGCAGATGAGAATTTCATTACTGTAATGGATAGATTTGGGGTCCGAAGTGGAGGCACCAGTAAGATCCGTCGGCTCTCTTTGCAGTCTGACCAAGAGAATCGTGTCCCGGTACCAGAAGCAATTATTCTGACACAAGTTCGATCGCTTGCAACATTTGGTGCTTGTATTGACGGAGTGTTTTCGAGGCTGAAGTTTATTCGAGTCCTAGTGGTTGACAGATGTCGTATGACTCTGGACGACATGGTTGGAGTTTGCCTGCTGCTCCAACTGAGATACCTGAAGATTGCCTTTGATATGTTGGATGATGAGTttgatctagtagtacctcctgaaATTCTGAATCTACGGTCTCTGGAAACGCTGGATATAACAGATGTCCAGGATGCTACCCTTACAGAAAAAATAGCTGACTTGTCCAGCTTGCGGCATCTGCTTCTCCCATTAGAGGTAGTCTTGCCTGATGACATAGGCCGTATGAAGTCCCTGCGTACCATACGCAAGTTTGATATGTCTAAGAACTCAGTAGCCTGTATAAACGGCCTCGGGGAGCTGACCAATCTCAGAGATCTTCAAGTCCGTTTTGATGACACTTGGAACTCTGACCAGAAAAAGGTAGCTCTATGCTCTGCTCTCCAAAAGCTTGCTGGTGAAAACCTTAAACATCTAGCTATCATTTCGGAAGATGTGTGCGGTGATCAATGCCTACCAATGTGTCATCAGCTGAATTATCTGCATTCCTTAACAGGAAATCTAGAGACACTCCGTCTAGAAGATCGCATGCCCACTATTCCAAACTGGATTGGTCAACTTGGTAATCTGTATGACATAAATCTTGCTGGAATCGAGAGGTTGAATCCGCAAGCTATTGATATCCTTGCAAAGTTGCCTGCCCTTCTCTACCTCAAGATGTATATTTTGATATTCATCGCTGAAACAATTGTCATCCGTGGTGGGAGTGGGAGCGGGACTGCTTTCCCAGCACTCAAGTATTTCGACCTCATTTGTTCGCCACCATGGGTGTCTTTTGAGCAAGGGGCAATGCCCAAGCTCCAGAGACTCGAAATAGAATTTGATGCGGACAGATGGGAGGAACATGGAAGAGCGCCTGCAGGCATCCACAACCTGGGTGTGCTGCAGGTACTGTCGGTACAGCTGATGTTCAGTGGTGCGGAGTCTGACAAGGAAGCTGCTAAATCTGCGCTGCGTGCTGCAATCCACGGACATCCACGTGACCCTCGTGTTGACATCAGCCAAAGAAATTTTTCAGGACCTTTCTCTATTCATACGGAGGAGCAATATAATATGGAATTCATTTGA